GCGTGCCGGCATGCGGGCGCTGACGACAGGGACCATCCACACGGCGTACGCATGAGGATCTCGCACGTTCGAGATCATCTTATCGAAATACTCGATCGCCGACTCGCGCGAAAACCGGGTCAACTCGCCGATCGAGTCGACATAGCCGTCGCGCCAAGCTTCGAGGATATTCGCGAAGAGGTCGCGCGATCGCAGCGTATCGACGATGACGTAGTCTACCGTGATCTCCTCAAGGTTCATCCGCGTGAGAATTCCGAAGATGTTCCGCCCGATGAAGAGATCTGTTTCGGTGGCGGCCCCGAATGCAGCCGGAGCTTCGTGCCAGAATTCTCTGGGGTCGGGTGCGCTTCGCTGAAAGTGCAACATCCCATAGTCCTCGGGAATGAGATGGATATAGCCACCTGGGCGCGTCACGCGCGCGAGTTCCGCGAGAACGCGATCAGGATGAGGAATCGCATGAAGCACGTGGCGGCAAGTGGTGAGATCAAAGCTGGCATCTTTGACATCGAGCGCGTACACACTTTGATGTTCGAATCCCACACGCGCGCCGAGCGCCGCGTATCGCGACCGAGCGAGATCCAGATGGGCGTCGATGATATCGACACCAAGCACGCGCGCGCCCGGAAAGAGCTGCGCTAGGCGGGATGTGATTTCTCCGGTGCCGCAACCCGCGTCAAGTATGCTGGCGTCATCAGGCAGTGCGTAACGGCTAAATAGAGGCGCTTCCTGCGGCCAAATGGCTTTCGCCTGCGCGTCCAGATTGCGCACCATCGATTCGTCGGCCATCTGCTTGGCTTGTGGGTTCAGGTCACTCATGCAGCGTTACTCCAAAGGCTTGTCGCGTGAGGCTTCGAACTCATTGACTGTGGGGGTCTCAAACCATCGGCCCTCATTTCGGTGCATCGCCGCCCGAATCCGTGATTGTCCATCGAGGTGCATCAGATCATGC
This DNA window, taken from Candidatus Eremiobacteraceae bacterium, encodes the following:
- a CDS encoding class I SAM-dependent methyltransferase; translated protein: MSDLNPQAKQMADESMVRNLDAQAKAIWPQEAPLFSRYALPDDASILDAGCGTGEITSRLAQLFPGARVLGVDIIDAHLDLARSRYAALGARVGFEHQSVYALDVKDASFDLTTCRHVLHAIPHPDRVLAELARVTRPGGYIHLIPEDYGMLHFQRSAPDPREFWHEAPAAFGAATETDLFIGRNIFGILTRMNLEEITVDYVIVDTLRSRDLFANILEAWRDGYVDSIGELTRFSRESAIEYFDKMISNVRDPHAYAVWMVPVVSARMPARR